The Saprospiraceae bacterium genome includes a window with the following:
- a CDS encoding DUF1800 domain-containing protein, translating to MAGIQPYQANASMPWNKKRVIHLFRRLGFGPTPLQIDQALMSDPLIYIEGLIDGVKSRPLPVPPIWANYTAADYEDTDDLKFEHRDTFFDGFIDDMVRDGLRTKLVMFWHNHFVTELNVYDCNKYLWNYYYLLNQHCLGNFRTFVEAIGKSPAMLVYLNGNQNEVGKPNENYARELMELFTMGENNGYTQDDVVNVARALTGWRCNMYTCNDVTFSNNRFDNNNKTIFGQTGKWGYNDVHELIFTERKKQVAEFICGKLYSHFIHKNPDQEFVAELGQLFIDANWELLPVIKALFKSEHFFSDEFIDAIIKSPLECFIDLIRMTGVPPEKITSGFRTIRYGSSDLGMEIFNPINVAGWPGHQDWINENTLTQRWNITREIIAILSNADNREGLRNLAFSLVGDLSNDPDLITKELTFHFLGRELDENLHDAAVLYFKGDIPQNYFDDEIWDLYWNEAPFQIANLIGYLSRLPEFQLS from the coding sequence ATGGCAGGAATTCAACCATATCAGGCAAACGCTTCCATGCCGTGGAATAAAAAAAGAGTTATTCATCTTTTCAGGAGATTGGGTTTCGGTCCGACACCTCTACAAATTGATCAGGCACTTATGTCTGATCCTTTGATCTATATTGAGGGACTCATTGATGGTGTTAAATCAAGACCTTTACCTGTCCCACCCATTTGGGCAAATTACACGGCTGCTGACTATGAAGATACAGATGATTTAAAATTTGAGCATAGAGATACTTTTTTTGATGGATTTATTGACGACATGGTAAGGGATGGACTCAGGACGAAACTTGTCATGTTCTGGCACAATCATTTTGTCACAGAGTTGAATGTATATGATTGTAATAAATACCTATGGAATTATTATTATCTTCTCAACCAGCACTGTCTTGGTAATTTCAGAACATTTGTAGAAGCAATCGGAAAATCACCTGCCATGCTTGTGTATCTGAATGGTAATCAAAATGAAGTAGGAAAGCCCAATGAGAATTATGCCAGAGAATTGATGGAGTTATTTACTATGGGAGAAAATAATGGCTACACACAGGATGATGTTGTAAATGTAGCGAGAGCATTAACCGGATGGCGATGCAATATGTACACCTGTAACGATGTAACATTCAGCAACAACAGATTTGATAACAATAATAAAACGATATTTGGACAAACAGGCAAATGGGGTTACAACGATGTGCACGAACTGATTTTTACGGAGAGAAAAAAGCAGGTGGCCGAATTTATTTGCGGAAAGCTCTATAGTCATTTTATTCATAAGAATCCTGATCAGGAGTTTGTTGCTGAGTTAGGCCAACTATTCATTGATGCCAACTGGGAATTACTTCCTGTTATTAAAGCACTTTTCAAAAGTGAGCATTTTTTCAGTGATGAATTTATCGATGCAATCATAAAAAGTCCGTTGGAATGTTTTATAGATTTGATAAGGATGACAGGTGTCCCTCCGGAAAAAATTACATCCGGATTCAGGACAATCAGATATGGTTCATCGGATCTCGGGATGGAGATTTTTAATCCGATCAATGTTGCCGGATGGCCCGGACATCAGGACTGGATAAATGAAAATACACTTACGCAAAGGTGGAATATTACCAGAGAAATAATCGCTATCCTTTCAAATGCTGATAACAGAGAAGGATTGAGAAATCTGGCTTTCAGTCTTGTAGGTGATCTGAGTAATGATCCGGATCTGATTACAAAGGAGCTGACCTTTCACTTTCTCGGTAGGGAACTCGATGAAAATCTACATGATGCCGCCGTTTTATACTTTAAGGGTGATATACCGCAAAATTATTTTGATGATGAAATATGGGATTTATACTGGAATGAAGCTCCTTTTCAGATTGCCAATCTAATTGGATATCTGAGTCGATTACCTGAATTTCAATTATCCTGA
- a CDS encoding T9SS type A sorting domain-containing protein, whose amino-acid sequence MTLTAFSLAAQEVVFYENFDECVLSDKWTYSLEGNDNVAWTVGLPSNPAAEGLSINGSCMLVIDDDLTGDNSPAFKLRVISEYFDGSGFSELMFNALVHFRRDKTEVLRIIIDNGQREHIIREFKNTNFSGQKFSDFGQVRSDISFIASDSMRIIIEYDDDGVWGWWAGLDDISVTGIRGGEIVMGQNFNDCSMPSDWQTEIVSGKDDWQFGLFFDGKSIDGSCFAFFNDDILGETNPLSKVRIYSPTFDAAGFANYTLTYDLIYRRYEPTEYLQLYVDNGTEWIPVKTYSTDFGGPEVNKAKRDSIDLSPYRSDSIRLIWEYSDGGWAWWIGMDNVKVTGNGEINDRCQKSIPISPDGQCTKYDNSNALSISEINIPALPDASGYLYYQLFIDNPGSLLVQTESNFNDRIQLFSGNCENAELLMTVDRDEYGFLGERLFFEAEAGKDYFVRVSGFKAEFGLSKGHGCIRLLNQSDLISVPLTDLCNNAISLIADADCYHVQNIKADFDGPSPSVNHRSRADVWFSFIPAEDGDYSFLSDADFADALAVYNGDCNGLTEVESEFAGQKVEIADAKSGITYFIQVSGYFAKMEGNICAKIIRKTTVIPPNTNCTLAIPLTLNAPCLLASNNGAPNSGVRPACDVYGDSDVWFSFTAPASKEVFIRAKVDFQHILSVYQGHCEKGNDVYCDNQSHHCKGYIHLAGLVTGQVYYIMIASKRSQTGSKRGDICIEILDNKPEWEKLKLEVRQECVSKGAVLFLAETSGGEGIITVNGPGIENPVAGGLKYFIEASDQDGCIASIPVDAGSCNEFGCTIAVNHTNSNVTCYGLADGVINLDISGGLGSFDVQWSNGKSGHAISGLSAGTYTALISDGSGCEISQSITIQQPSQVITNHQITTPLCYRDSTAAVHLFVVGGVSPYHYEWSNGFDGNHLQSVSAGNYDLTITDASGCILQQSFSIGQPDELIITTEIQHLLCPDDETGRISIALKGGTLPYKLAWSDGNTTNIIRDLPKGNYVLEILDGNNCPTKADFEIEGPENFELIVQTAELIITDNQLARIEVVISGGTAPFEFLWKLNGENTTYTDSAITTYLPGLYQLFVTDASGCIFISDEWLVTKITATNDSETNNVFRIYPNPVSDLLTIELGNNQPSSVIKILDHSGKILRQFNSSEISDNKIIVPMHHHPSGKYLITWESGDKKQTAGFIKIGS is encoded by the coding sequence TTGACTTTAACGGCATTTTCATTGGCAGCTCAGGAAGTGGTATTTTATGAAAATTTTGATGAATGCGTGCTTTCGGATAAGTGGACGTACTCTTTAGAAGGAAATGATAATGTTGCATGGACCGTAGGCCTGCCATCCAATCCTGCAGCTGAAGGATTATCCATTAACGGTAGTTGTATGCTTGTGATAGATGACGATCTGACGGGTGATAATTCACCGGCTTTTAAGCTTAGAGTTATTTCGGAATATTTTGATGGTTCTGGTTTTTCAGAATTGATGTTTAATGCATTGGTGCATTTCAGAAGAGACAAAACCGAAGTGCTGAGAATAATCATTGATAATGGACAAAGGGAACATATCATTCGGGAATTTAAAAATACAAACTTTTCCGGACAGAAGTTTTCTGATTTCGGACAAGTCAGGTCTGATATCTCATTTATTGCGTCAGACAGTATGCGAATTATCATTGAGTATGATGATGATGGTGTCTGGGGTTGGTGGGCAGGACTGGATGATATATCCGTTACCGGAATACGTGGAGGAGAAATCGTGATGGGCCAGAATTTTAACGATTGTTCCATGCCATCAGATTGGCAGACAGAAATTGTTTCCGGAAAAGATGACTGGCAATTTGGACTATTTTTTGATGGCAAATCCATTGATGGAAGTTGTTTTGCCTTTTTTAATGATGACATTCTGGGCGAAACCAATCCATTATCAAAAGTAAGAATTTACAGCCCGACATTTGATGCGGCAGGATTCGCTAACTATACATTGACGTATGACCTGATTTATCGAAGATATGAACCAACTGAGTATCTGCAACTTTATGTAGATAACGGTACTGAGTGGATACCGGTCAAAACATACTCCACAGATTTTGGCGGCCCGGAAGTCAATAAAGCCAAACGGGACTCCATCGATTTATCTCCATACAGATCCGATAGTATTCGTCTCATCTGGGAATATTCCGACGGCGGTTGGGCCTGGTGGATAGGCATGGATAATGTAAAAGTGACCGGTAATGGAGAAATAAATGACCGATGTCAAAAATCCATACCCATCAGCCCGGATGGACAATGTACAAAATATGACAACTCTAATGCATTGAGTATTTCAGAAATCAATATTCCGGCATTGCCAGATGCTTCAGGGTATCTATATTATCAGTTGTTTATCGATAATCCCGGAAGTTTATTAGTACAGACAGAAAGCAATTTCAATGACCGCATCCAGTTATTTTCAGGAAATTGTGAAAATGCAGAATTACTTATGACAGTTGACAGAGATGAATATGGTTTTTTGGGAGAGCGTCTGTTTTTTGAAGCCGAAGCAGGTAAGGATTATTTTGTCAGAGTATCAGGATTTAAGGCAGAATTCGGACTGTCGAAAGGACATGGGTGTATCAGACTGCTTAATCAATCTGATCTTATTTCAGTTCCGTTAACGGATCTTTGCAACAATGCAATATCATTAATTGCAGATGCAGATTGCTATCATGTTCAAAATATCAAAGCTGATTTTGATGGCCCTTCTCCAAGTGTCAATCACAGATCACGAGCGGATGTATGGTTTAGTTTTATCCCCGCAGAAGATGGGGATTACAGTTTTTTAAGTGATGCAGATTTTGCAGATGCTTTGGCGGTCTATAATGGAGATTGTAACGGACTAACGGAAGTAGAATCAGAATTTGCCGGTCAAAAGGTAGAAATAGCAGATGCAAAATCAGGAATAACATACTTTATTCAGGTGAGTGGATATTTTGCAAAGATGGAAGGAAATATTTGTGCCAAAATAATCCGAAAAACGACAGTTATACCGCCCAATACAAATTGTACTTTGGCCATACCACTTACCCTTAATGCCCCCTGTCTTTTGGCGTCCAACAATGGAGCTCCCAACTCGGGTGTAAGGCCGGCATGTGATGTATATGGTGATTCTGATGTCTGGTTTAGTTTTACAGCTCCGGCATCCAAGGAAGTATTTATCAGAGCAAAGGTTGATTTTCAACATATATTATCCGTGTATCAAGGTCATTGTGAGAAAGGGAATGATGTTTATTGTGACAATCAATCGCATCACTGTAAGGGCTACATCCATTTAGCCGGGTTGGTGACAGGTCAGGTTTATTATATTATGATTGCTTCCAAACGATCTCAAACAGGAAGCAAAAGAGGTGACATTTGTATTGAAATACTGGATAATAAACCGGAATGGGAAAAACTAAAATTAGAAGTGCGTCAGGAATGTGTCAGTAAAGGTGCGGTCTTATTTTTGGCAGAAACTTCCGGTGGCGAAGGAATAATTACTGTCAACGGTCCTGGAATAGAAAATCCGGTGGCTGGAGGCTTAAAGTATTTTATTGAAGCATCTGATCAGGATGGATGCATAGCGTCCATACCCGTGGATGCCGGTAGTTGTAATGAGTTTGGGTGTACAATTGCAGTAAATCACACAAATAGCAATGTTACTTGTTATGGATTGGCAGACGGTGTCATTAATCTGGATATTTCAGGTGGATTAGGCAGTTTCGATGTACAATGGTCAAATGGAAAATCGGGTCATGCCATATCCGGTTTATCAGCAGGAACTTACACAGCATTAATTTCCGACGGATCAGGTTGCGAAATATCTCAATCCATTACTATCCAGCAACCATCACAGGTAATTACCAATCATCAAATCACTACACCATTATGTTATAGAGATTCTACTGCTGCTGTTCATTTATTTGTTGTAGGTGGCGTTAGTCCGTATCACTATGAGTGGTCAAACGGATTTGATGGCAATCATTTGCAATCGGTTTCAGCAGGTAACTATGATCTGACCATCACAGATGCGTCAGGTTGTATATTGCAGCAATCATTTTCTATCGGACAGCCCGATGAGTTGATTATAACTACCGAAATCCAACATCTATTATGTCCGGATGACGAGACAGGAAGAATTTCTATTGCGCTTAAGGGTGGTACTTTACCCTATAAATTGGCATGGTCTGATGGAAATACAACAAATATTATAAGGGATTTGCCTAAAGGAAACTATGTGCTTGAAATTCTGGATGGCAATAATTGCCCGACCAAAGCAGATTTCGAAATCGAAGGACCTGAAAATTTTGAATTAATTGTCCAGACTGCTGAGCTGATCATTACCGATAATCAGCTTGCCCGAATCGAAGTTGTAATATCAGGAGGAACTGCTCCATTTGAGTTTCTCTGGAAATTAAACGGAGAAAATACCACCTATACCGATAGTGCTATAACGACATATTTGCCGGGATTGTACCAATTATTTGTAACAGATGCTTCCGGGTGTATTTTTATAAGTGATGAGTGGTTGGTCACGAAAATAACCGCTACGAATGATTCAGAAACAAATAATGTTTTTAGAATTTATCCAAATCCGGTTTCTGATCTGCTTACCATTGAATTGGGAAATAACCAACCATCAAGTGTCATAAAAATACTTGATCATAGTGGAAAAATACTCCGGCAATTTAATAGCAGTGAAATTTCTGACAATAAAATCATAGTTCCAATGCATCATCATCCGTCAGGAAAGTACTTAATCACCTGGGAGTCCGGTGATAAAAAGCAGACAGCAGGTTTTATAAAAATAGGTTCTTAA
- a CDS encoding DUF1501 domain-containing protein produces MCNDNQNIRPGRSIRNEEEHTVEHKIWNRRDFLQSAGMFTAGLAATLQGVPLYALGTSALHAHLNNLETDRVLVLIQLRGGNDGLNTVIDRFNNTYYNIRPNIAVPESGLWALDAKTGMPNTMNDLLPMWEEGNMKVIQNVGYPDPNYSHFRSSDIWASASDADQVVNTGWIGRFIDQDMPVFLDAQPTIPPAMQIGVQTDLVFKGPRVNLALAVSSPQEFYQLAQSGQLYNLSNLNNTPRDKELFFVRQVANSAFRYSQAISTAYNKGRNEVTYAANGLSRQLAIVSRLIKGNLGTKVYMVYIDGFDTHANQLNSHPILLNRIATAVSAFYQDLQKQNLDHKVLGMTFSEFGRTISENGSAGTDHGTGAPILIFSKGLGKDIIGTPPDLVNLDMYGDPHFGIDFRDVYASVMENWFGMPPEVSSFIMGADRVPIEGLVPVKNPPVGSEEFGALLGHKLSDDNSDILQIYFATLQDGPAIIEILDQSGQVLRPLLNEFKAKGSHILTVQLKNFNIKPGRYIYRLKTGGKVYQRHLNIFQ; encoded by the coding sequence ATGTGTAATGACAATCAAAATATAAGACCCGGGCGTTCTATTCGCAATGAAGAAGAACACACTGTAGAACATAAAATATGGAATCGCAGAGATTTCCTTCAATCAGCAGGAATGTTTACAGCAGGTTTGGCTGCGACTTTGCAAGGCGTGCCGCTTTATGCATTGGGGACGTCCGCTCTCCATGCTCATTTGAATAATCTTGAAACAGACAGAGTACTTGTGCTTATTCAGCTTCGCGGAGGAAATGACGGTCTGAATACTGTTATTGACAGATTTAACAATACTTATTATAATATCAGGCCCAATATAGCTGTGCCTGAATCCGGACTATGGGCATTGGACGCTAAAACCGGAATGCCAAACACTATGAATGACCTTTTGCCTATGTGGGAAGAAGGGAACATGAAGGTCATTCAGAATGTAGGTTATCCGGACCCGAATTATTCTCACTTCAGATCATCAGACATCTGGGCATCTGCTTCGGATGCAGATCAGGTGGTCAACACTGGGTGGATAGGAAGGTTTATCGATCAGGATATGCCGGTTTTTCTGGACGCCCAACCTACCATACCACCTGCCATGCAGATAGGGGTGCAGACAGATCTGGTTTTTAAAGGACCAAGAGTTAATCTGGCTTTGGCCGTAAGTAGTCCACAGGAATTTTATCAACTGGCTCAGAGTGGGCAGCTTTACAATCTCAGCAATCTGAACAATACCCCAAGGGATAAAGAGTTGTTTTTTGTAAGACAGGTGGCCAATAGTGCATTCAGATACAGTCAGGCTATCAGTACGGCATACAATAAAGGTCGGAATGAAGTTACTTATGCTGCTAATGGATTGTCTAGACAACTTGCTATAGTATCCAGACTTATCAAAGGTAACCTGGGCACAAAAGTTTACATGGTATATATTGATGGGTTTGACACTCATGCCAATCAACTCAATAGTCATCCGATATTGTTAAACAGAATTGCAACGGCCGTCAGTGCTTTCTATCAGGATCTTCAAAAACAAAATCTGGATCACAAAGTACTGGGTATGACTTTTTCTGAGTTTGGCCGTACCATTAGTGAAAATGGATCAGCAGGAACAGATCATGGTACCGGAGCTCCCATTCTGATATTCAGCAAGGGGCTGGGAAAAGATATTATCGGAACACCCCCTGATCTGGTCAATCTCGATATGTATGGGGATCCGCATTTCGGAATTGACTTTAGAGATGTATATGCGTCGGTCATGGAAAACTGGTTTGGGATGCCTCCCGAAGTATCGTCATTTATCATGGGTGCAGACCGGGTACCCATCGAAGGTTTGGTACCTGTAAAAAATCCACCTGTCGGATCAGAAGAATTCGGCGCTTTGTTGGGGCATAAATTGTCTGATGATAATTCTGATATCTTACAGATTTATTTCGCTACACTCCAGGATGGACCTGCTATTATAGAAATTCTGGATCAAAGTGGTCAGGTATTACGACCATTACTCAATGAGTTTAAAGCGAAAGGTTCGCATATACTCACTGTTCAGCTTAAAAATTTTAACATCAAACCAGGAAGATACATTTACAGATTGAAAACGGGTGGCAAAGTCTATCAAAGACATCTCAACATATTTCAGTAG
- a CDS encoding glutathione peroxidase encodes MKSSFGFIFALLISIPTWIMSCFNPSKVTAQSSSNTNKSSTMLTSFHSLSADALDGKTITMDQYKGKKVIVLNVASKCGYTPQYADWQAFYEKNKENFVVLGFPCNQFMGQEPGTAEDIESFCQKNYGVTFQMFDKVDVKGADQHPVYKWLTTPEQNGWNADVPSWNFCKYLIDENGNLTHFFASKIKPDSPEFLAAIK; translated from the coding sequence ATGAAATCAAGTTTCGGATTTATCTTTGCTCTGTTAATCAGTATTCCTACTTGGATTATGAGTTGTTTTAACCCATCAAAAGTTACCGCACAATCATCTTCAAATACTAATAAATCATCAACTATGCTTACATCATTTCACAGTTTGAGTGCCGACGCTTTAGATGGCAAAACCATCACCATGGATCAATACAAAGGTAAAAAAGTAATTGTTCTAAATGTCGCTTCCAAATGTGGATACACACCACAATATGCTGACTGGCAGGCATTCTATGAGAAAAATAAAGAAAATTTTGTTGTGTTAGGATTCCCTTGTAATCAGTTTATGGGACAGGAACCCGGTACCGCTGAAGATATTGAGTCGTTCTGTCAAAAAAATTATGGGGTAACTTTCCAGATGTTTGACAAAGTTGATGTCAAAGGAGCAGATCAGCATCCGGTGTACAAATGGTTAACAACTCCGGAACAAAACGGATGGAATGCAGATGTACCAAGCTGGAATTTCTGTAAATATCTGATTGACGAAAATGGTAATCTGACTCATTTTTTCGCATCTAAGATAAAGCCCGATAGTCCGGAATTTCTGGCAGCGATCAAATAA
- the yidD gene encoding membrane protein insertion efficiency factor YidD: MNIIKTIFIFPVKLYQKLLSPLLGANCRFQPTCSHYMIGAIEEWGVIKGVWLGIKRIGKCHPWGPFGPDPVPKKPMK, from the coding sequence ATGAATATCATCAAAACCATATTTATTTTTCCGGTAAAGTTATACCAGAAACTTCTTTCACCTTTATTGGGTGCAAACTGCAGATTCCAACCTACATGTTCGCATTACATGATTGGAGCTATCGAAGAGTGGGGAGTCATCAAAGGAGTATGGCTGGGCATCAAGCGAATCGGTAAATGTCATCCATGGGGACCTTTTGGACCTGATCCGGTTCCAAAGAAGCCGATGAAATAA
- a CDS encoding FAD-dependent oxidoreductase, with translation MHIIVIGGGVIGLSTAYFLTKAGHQVTIIDRGKGTDNCSFGNAGYISPSHFIPLATPGIVAQGLKWMLSATSPFYIKPRWNGALIKWGWQFYKNANEKTVRQNAQHLHTILQLSRNLTIEMDTELNGGFELRQNGCLMLYQNKDTGKHEAEMALEAKKYGIEAPVLTKPEIQKMEPDMELNIIGGVYYPIDCHLHPAKMMSTLSRYLTDTGVNILYQHEVSGFEMSGTKIKSVITDKSKLNADEIVLAPGSWLPEIMQKLNLDLLLQPGKGYSTTYQNLTNNLRHPAILVDERVAMTPLGKDLRIGGTMELAGIQSKKNMNRVTPIVDAANKYFKNLHLSYPNEDDVWTGLRPVTPDGLPYIGRQSAYKNLIVAGGHAMLGISLAAATGLLVSQIVNGENPEIDISAFRVER, from the coding sequence ATGCATATCATAGTCATTGGTGGTGGGGTTATCGGGTTATCAACAGCTTACTTTCTCACAAAAGCCGGACATCAGGTAACCATCATCGATCGGGGTAAAGGAACAGACAATTGTTCTTTTGGAAATGCAGGATATATATCTCCGAGTCATTTTATTCCTTTAGCGACACCCGGTATTGTGGCACAGGGTCTGAAGTGGATGCTGAGTGCAACGAGTCCTTTCTATATAAAACCACGATGGAACGGAGCTCTTATAAAATGGGGTTGGCAATTTTATAAAAATGCGAATGAAAAAACTGTCCGCCAGAATGCGCAACATCTTCACACTATCCTCCAGCTCAGCAGAAACCTGACTATCGAAATGGATACTGAATTAAATGGTGGGTTTGAACTAAGGCAGAATGGATGCCTGATGCTGTATCAGAATAAGGATACCGGAAAACATGAAGCTGAAATGGCATTGGAAGCAAAAAAATATGGAATAGAAGCCCCAGTACTGACAAAACCTGAAATTCAGAAGATGGAACCGGACATGGAACTGAATATAATCGGTGGCGTTTATTATCCGATAGATTGTCATCTTCATCCGGCTAAAATGATGAGCACATTAAGCCGTTACCTGACTGATACGGGTGTAAATATTTTATATCAGCATGAAGTTTCCGGATTTGAGATGTCCGGCACTAAAATTAAATCCGTTATTACAGACAAATCCAAACTCAATGCCGATGAGATAGTCCTGGCTCCGGGATCCTGGTTACCGGAAATAATGCAAAAGTTGAATCTGGATTTATTATTACAACCTGGGAAAGGCTACAGCACTACTTACCAAAATTTAACTAACAATCTAAGACATCCTGCCATTCTGGTAGATGAAAGAGTGGCGATGACACCATTGGGCAAAGATCTCAGGATAGGAGGCACCATGGAATTGGCAGGTATCCAGTCAAAAAAGAATATGAATCGAGTGACACCTATCGTGGATGCAGCCAACAAATACTTTAAAAACCTGCATCTGTCATATCCGAATGAAGATGACGTCTGGACAGGGCTAAGGCCTGTAACACCTGATGGATTGCCCTATATCGGCAGACAATCTGCTTATAAAAATCTGATCGTGGCCGGAGGTCATGCGATGTTGGGTATTTCACTCGCTGCGGCAACCGGACTGTTGGTCAGTCAGATCGTAAATGGTGAAAATCCGGAAATAGATATTTCTGCATTCAGAGTGGAAAGGTAA
- a CDS encoding class I SAM-dependent methyltransferase — translation MKNCPLCQSDSLPFADGRYFICQQCEGIFLPTEHYLTPEKEKARYETHQNDVNDMRYQNFVSPITDSILEKFSPEHIGLDFGAGTGPVISKILRDQGFNVKQYDPFFFPSPNLLDETYDYIACCEVMEHFFYPAVEFERLKKMLNPGGILFCKTSIYDESINFRKWYYRNDPTHVIIYQNKTLEWIKNKFLFSNLIIKDKHIEFWK, via the coding sequence ATGAAAAATTGCCCTTTATGCCAATCGGATTCATTGCCTTTTGCAGATGGGAGATATTTTATTTGTCAGCAATGTGAAGGCATTTTTCTCCCCACGGAGCACTATTTAACTCCTGAAAAGGAGAAGGCCCGATATGAAACCCATCAAAATGATGTAAATGATATGAGATATCAGAATTTTGTTTCACCCATCACGGATTCTATTCTGGAGAAATTTTCACCGGAACATATCGGATTGGATTTTGGTGCCGGAACAGGTCCGGTTATTTCCAAAATACTCCGGGATCAAGGTTTTAATGTAAAACAGTATGACCCATTCTTTTTTCCGTCTCCGAATTTGTTGGATGAAACATATGATTATATAGCATGTTGTGAAGTGATGGAGCACTTTTTTTATCCGGCGGTTGAATTTGAACGATTGAAAAAAATGCTCAATCCGGGTGGTATCCTTTTTTGTAAAACATCCATTTATGACGAAAGTATTAATTTCAGAAAGTGGTATTACCGCAATGATCCGACACATGTTATTATTTACCAAAATAAAACATTGGAATGGATAAAGAATAAATTTCTATTTTCAAATCTGATCATTAAAGATAAACATATTGAATTTTGGAAATAG